The Ascaphus truei isolate aAscTru1 chromosome 3, aAscTru1.hap1, whole genome shotgun sequence genome includes a region encoding these proteins:
- the OS9 gene encoding protein OS-9 isoform X2, whose amino-acid sequence MSCEESELKGDVLFLGYYQSEFDWNNETAKASKHHRLKRYHSQMYVNGSKCDLNGKSRETEVRFMCEEGSGDYIARVDEPQSCTYVLTVHTTRICHHPFLRPPSTGTPQSIKCHPALSPEQYVEYVKAQVSDTKRIVEELSEELKTLDFKPLASKTSGSSDQAPSTNEIERSDSTQPEQQIGKAGESESSLETQSLPEGDVTGHNQEDTDTDLWKKVLRPQDRDTETTDTKEGGPILKTSSAEPEDLQKTIRYKIIKNPEDLVKFIAELKKRDKKEEEESTSDGEDKDLQSSPSEDDSTVSERPAEEEEDDQALMQEFEKELENILLPKSEKSQIKENVKTEMEKEFDNIIDEAQDELESEGLKGEFDRKQASKSLATTLNKLIDKLDNTANGKGDVTEAEDAVENEQGVTQSNPESITKAPADEPLDGRVKVRVTKIRRGSTEQNERKVREMSSENPQLRHIEKVVKDLLEKEGLKAEGKIEIKILTTGGFGDEDDGHWLSEEDTKNLKDIFFNILIQGTEEAHKEQKRHQQLEDNYRFVWNPNQDESKSTGAATDSEDVDF is encoded by the exons AATCAGAGCTGAAAGGCGACGTTTTATTCCTTGGCTACTATCAATCTGAATTTGACTGGAATAATGAAACGGCTAAG gctTCGAAGCATCACAGGCTGAAGCGTTACCACAGCCAGATGTATGTGAATGGCTCCAAATGTGATCTGAATGGAAAATCCAGGGAAACAGAAGTTAGG TTCATGTGTGAAGAGGGCTCTGGAGATTACATTGCCCGTGTGGATGAACCCCAGTCGTGCACATATGTTCTGACCGTGCACACCACTCGCATCTGTCACCATCCCTTCTTGCGCCCTCCTTCCACTGGAACTCCACAATCGATAAAGTGCCACCCAGCCCTCAGTCCGGAGCAGTATGTTGAATATGTGAAAGCTCAAGTCT CTGACACAAAGCGGATAGTGGAGGAGCTGTCGGAGGAACTGAAAACACTGGACTTTAAACCGTTGGCATCCAAGACTTCTGGTTCTTCAGATCAAGCCCCAAGTACAAATGAAATAGAAAGATCAGACTCTACACAGCCAGAGCAGCAAATAGGGAAGGCTGGTG AATCAGAATCATCCCTGGAAACACAGAGCCTTCCAGAAGGAGACGTTACAGGACACAACCAGGAAGACACTGACACAGATCTGTGGAAGAAGGTGCTCAGACCACAGGACAGAGATACAGAAACTACAGATACCAAG GAAGGTGGCCCCATACTAAAAACTTCAAGCGCAGAACCTGAAG ATTTACAAAAGACAATTCGCTATAAAATAATCAAGAATCCAGAAGACTTGGTGAAGTTTATTGCAGAATTAAAAAAACGTGATAAAAAG gaagaggaggagagcacGAGTGATGGTGAGGACAAGGACTTGCAGAGCTCACCCAGTGAAGACGACTCAACGGTATCTGAAAGACCAGCCGAAGAAGAGGAAGATGATCAAGCTCTCATGCAAGAGTTTGAGAAGGAATTGGAAAACATCCTACTGCCAAAGTCAGAGAAGTCCCAAATAAAAGAGAATGTAAAAACCGAGATGGAGAAGGAGTTTGATAACATCATCGATGAG GCTCAGGATGAGTTAGAGAGTGAAGGCTTGAAGGGAGAATTCGATAGGAAGCAAGCATCCAAGTCACTAGCAACCACGCTGAACAAACTGATTGATAAACTGGACAACACTGCAAATGGGAAGGGAGATGTGACGGAGGCTGAGGATGCTGTGGAGAATGAGCAAGGTGTTACCCAAAGCAACCCAGAGTCCATCACCAAAGCACCAGCTG ATGAACCTTTGGATGGCCGTGTTAAAGTCAGGGTCACTAAGATACGGCGGGGCAGCACTGAGCAGAATGAGAGGAAGGTGAGAGAAATGAGCAGCGAGAACCCACAGCTGAGACACATTGAGAAGGTTGTTAAGGATCTGCTTGAAAAGGAAGGACTGAAGGCAGAAG gcaAAATAGAAATCAAGATCCTTACTACAGGTGGTTTTGGGGACGAGGATGATGGACATTGGCTTTCAGAAGAGGACACCAAGAATCTGAAAGATATTTTCTTCAACATATTG ATTCAAGGGACAGAAGAGGCTCACAAAGAACAAAAGCGGCATCAGCAGCTGGAGGACAACTACCGTTTTGTCTGGAACCCAAATCAGGATGAGTCCAAGAGCACAGGTGCTGCTACAGACTCTGAAGATGTGGATTTCTAA